In the genome of Bacillus sp. S3, one region contains:
- a CDS encoding rhodanese-related sulfurtransferase has protein sequence MKQEFRVLLYYKYVSIENPEETANEHRQFCTDLGLMGRIIIAAEGINGTVSGTIEQTDAYMKYMDEHPLFAGTIFKIDEATEHAFKKMKVRYRSELVTLRLEDDVDPNTLTGKHLKPKEFFEQMQNEDTVVIDARNDYEYDLGHFRGAVRPDILNFRDLPQWIRENKQEFEGKKILTYCTGGIRCEKFSGWLLKEGFEDVSQLDGGIVTYGKDPEVQGELWDGQLYVFDERISVPVNQKEHVIVGKDYFSGEPCERYVNCANPECNKKILCSEENEHKHLRSCSHECRVHPRNRYVLAHGLSEEEVTERLMAIEKEAAL, from the coding sequence ATGAAACAAGAGTTTAGAGTATTACTGTATTATAAATATGTGTCAATAGAGAATCCCGAGGAAACAGCGAATGAACATCGTCAATTCTGTACGGATTTAGGCTTAATGGGTCGGATTATCATTGCCGCAGAAGGAATCAATGGGACGGTGTCGGGCACGATTGAACAAACTGATGCCTATATGAAGTACATGGACGAGCATCCACTATTTGCAGGAACTATTTTTAAAATAGATGAAGCAACTGAGCACGCATTCAAAAAAATGAAGGTGCGTTACAGGTCTGAATTGGTTACATTGCGTTTGGAAGATGATGTCGATCCGAATACACTCACAGGAAAGCATTTGAAGCCGAAGGAATTTTTCGAGCAAATGCAAAATGAAGATACTGTTGTTATTGATGCCCGCAATGATTATGAATATGATTTAGGCCATTTTCGCGGAGCCGTTCGTCCAGACATTTTAAATTTCCGGGACCTGCCACAATGGATCCGTGAAAATAAACAGGAATTTGAAGGTAAGAAGATTCTTACCTATTGTACCGGTGGAATCCGTTGCGAAAAATTTTCCGGCTGGCTGCTTAAAGAGGGCTTTGAAGACGTATCACAGCTTGATGGCGGAATTGTCACATATGGGAAAGACCCTGAAGTACAAGGGGAGTTATGGGATGGACAGCTTTATGTGTTTGATGAGCGCATAAGTGTTCCGGTGAATCAAAAAGAGCATGTCATCGTTGGAAAAGATTATTTCAGCGGTGAGCCATGTGAACGCTATGTGAATTGTGCCAACCCGGAATGTAATAAGAAGATCCTTTGCTCAGAGGAAAATGAACATAAACATTTACGCAGCTGTTCCCATGAGTGCAGGGTTCACCCGCGCAACCGCTATGTTTTAGCGCACGGCCTGAGTGAGGAAGAAGTAACTGAAAGATTAATGGCAATTGAGAAAGAAGCAGCCCTATAA